The following coding sequences lie in one Rhodohalobacter barkolensis genomic window:
- a CDS encoding class I SAM-dependent methyltransferase: MTKKSNQKKKAWPTRDAMAQIYENNLWGEGQSGFYSGIGSHHPELVDPYVEAISSFLSSFDSPLVVCDLGCGDFNIGKELVKHTRKYIAVDIVEELIEYNRKTFKEESVEFRCLDIATDDLPKGDCVLLRQVLQHLSNREINQVADNLYNYKYVILTEHLPEGEFTPNIDIISGQGIRLKKKSGVDLLAPPFNLKIKGEKKLLSQPARESEGVIVTTLYMM, translated from the coding sequence GTGACGAAAAAGAGCAATCAAAAGAAGAAAGCCTGGCCAACCCGGGACGCCATGGCGCAAATCTATGAGAATAATCTTTGGGGAGAGGGACAATCCGGTTTTTATTCGGGAATCGGGTCTCATCATCCTGAACTTGTTGATCCCTACGTGGAAGCAATCTCATCTTTTCTGAGCTCTTTTGATTCCCCACTGGTTGTTTGTGATTTGGGCTGCGGAGATTTCAACATTGGCAAAGAGCTTGTGAAACATACCCGGAAGTACATTGCCGTAGATATCGTCGAAGAACTGATTGAGTACAACCGGAAAACGTTTAAAGAGGAGAGTGTTGAGTTCCGCTGCCTGGATATTGCAACGGATGATCTGCCTAAAGGGGATTGTGTTTTGCTGAGGCAGGTCCTCCAGCATTTGTCGAACCGTGAAATAAATCAGGTTGCAGATAACCTTTACAACTACAAATATGTAATTCTGACCGAGCACCTGCCGGAAGGTGAATTCACACCCAACATAGATATCATATCTGGGCAGGGGATCCGGCTTAAAAAAAAGAGCGGGGTCGATCTGCTGGCGCCGCCGTTTAATCTGAAAATAAAAGGGGAGAAGAAGCTTTTATCACAACCGGCAAGGGAAAGTGAAGGAGTGATTGTGACTACGCTTTATATGATGTAG
- a CDS encoding sugar porter family MFS transporter, whose amino-acid sequence MDSRKVYVTRVALTVALGGFLMGFDASVISGVVRFIEPEFGLSKLQLGWAVGSLTLTSTLGMLFAGPLSDRLGRRTTLKIAAVLFAISAIASALAQTFWFLVIARMLGGFGVGFALIIPPMYIGEIAPPKIRGRLVSFNQLNIVVGISAAFFTNYLILQWAQSEAAWAQALMIDEHTWRWMLGLETLPAIIFFVGLYFVPKSPRWQIMIGNREDGENTLTQIVGPESAKKQVSDILENLEADKEKEKVSIKEIFHPYLRYVLLIGVTLAVLQQITGINAVFFYAPVIFEQSGIGTDASFMQAVLVGLTNLVFTIFAIMLIDKLGRKPLLIGGLTGITLMMMLLAYGFNAATYELDEESIQTIEAPIDLDLLSANMGNITYDDDVQFRAALTETLGPEAAVEFESQIITAAIDINPKLILFAILGFVASFAISLGPVMWVMFSELFPLRVKGFAISFAGFINSAISFLVQLVFPWELATLGNSMTFLLYGIFALIGLFFVWRVVPETKNKSLEELEEQLVATS is encoded by the coding sequence ATGGACAGTAGAAAAGTGTATGTAACCCGGGTGGCCCTGACGGTGGCGCTGGGTGGTTTTTTAATGGGGTTCGACGCATCCGTGATCTCAGGGGTTGTCCGGTTTATTGAGCCGGAGTTCGGTCTCTCAAAACTGCAGCTGGGGTGGGCAGTGGGCTCGCTTACCTTAACTTCCACGTTGGGTATGCTGTTTGCCGGACCGTTAAGCGACCGGCTTGGCCGACGCACAACGCTTAAAATTGCCGCAGTGCTGTTTGCTATTTCTGCTATTGCATCAGCACTGGCACAAACATTCTGGTTTCTGGTCATCGCGCGAATGCTGGGCGGGTTTGGGGTCGGTTTTGCACTGATCATTCCGCCTATGTATATCGGTGAAATTGCACCGCCCAAAATCAGGGGACGCCTGGTGAGCTTCAATCAGCTGAATATCGTGGTGGGAATCTCCGCCGCCTTTTTTACCAACTATTTGATTTTGCAGTGGGCGCAGTCGGAAGCGGCATGGGCTCAGGCTTTAATGATAGATGAACATACCTGGCGCTGGATGCTCGGCTTGGAAACCTTGCCGGCCATCATCTTTTTCGTGGGACTCTATTTTGTACCCAAGAGTCCGCGCTGGCAGATTATGATTGGCAACAGGGAGGACGGAGAGAATACCCTCACCCAGATTGTTGGACCGGAGAGCGCGAAGAAACAGGTCAGCGATATCCTGGAAAACCTCGAAGCAGATAAAGAGAAGGAGAAGGTTTCGATCAAAGAGATTTTCCATCCTTATCTGCGATATGTGCTTCTGATTGGTGTGACTCTTGCCGTTCTGCAGCAAATTACCGGGATCAACGCCGTGTTTTTCTACGCTCCGGTCATTTTTGAACAGTCGGGCATCGGTACGGATGCGTCCTTTATGCAGGCCGTTCTGGTCGGATTAACCAACCTGGTATTCACCATTTTTGCCATCATGCTGATCGACAAGCTGGGCCGAAAACCGCTTCTGATTGGTGGTTTGACAGGCATTACACTCATGATGATGCTTTTGGCCTACGGGTTCAATGCGGCAACGTACGAGCTGGATGAGGAGAGTATTCAGACCATTGAAGCTCCTATTGACCTGGATCTGTTATCGGCAAATATGGGCAATATCACTTATGATGATGATGTTCAATTCAGAGCCGCTCTAACCGAAACGCTGGGACCTGAGGCAGCCGTTGAGTTTGAATCCCAGATCATTACGGCCGCCATCGATATCAACCCGAAATTGATCCTATTCGCTATTTTAGGATTTGTTGCATCTTTTGCGATTTCACTGGGTCCGGTGATGTGGGTGATGTTCTCGGAGCTGTTTCCGCTTCGTGTGAAAGGATTTGCAATTTCCTTTGCCGGCTTTATCAACTCGGCCATAAGTTTCCTGGTACAGCTTGTTTTTCCGTGGGAGCTGGCTACCCTGGGAAACAGTATGACTTTTTTGCTCTACGGAATTTTTGCCCTGATTGGACTTTTCTTTGTCTGGAGAGTGGTTCCGGAAACGAAGAATAAATCCCTGGAAGAACTCGAAGAGCAACTGGTTGCAACATCATGA
- a CDS encoding tetratricopeptide repeat protein, giving the protein MEYLKHAILSIFILTSLSLPAFAQQSLSDAFNASYESENAGNLETAIEVLDSVYDAESYELNLRLGWLHYQKGDMDESMIYYRRAVNLKPYAIEPKLGLAYPYSAMAMWDEIIELYEKILETDPQNSLVNYRLGLIYYNRGQYERADGYIEKTVNLYPFDYDSLLLFAWNKLMMQRTREAKVLFEKVLLANPGDESALNGLSLIQ; this is encoded by the coding sequence ATGGAATATCTAAAACACGCTATTTTATCCATATTTATCCTCACATCGCTTTCCCTCCCCGCTTTTGCACAACAGAGTTTAAGTGATGCGTTTAATGCCAGTTATGAGTCTGAAAATGCCGGGAATCTGGAAACAGCGATTGAAGTACTTGATTCGGTATACGATGCTGAATCATATGAACTGAATTTACGACTCGGGTGGCTGCACTATCAAAAAGGTGACATGGACGAGTCGATGATTTATTACAGACGTGCCGTTAATCTGAAGCCGTATGCGATTGAGCCAAAACTTGGCCTTGCTTATCCCTACTCGGCTATGGCTATGTGGGATGAGATAATTGAACTGTATGAAAAAATATTGGAAACGGATCCACAGAACAGCCTGGTCAATTATCGTCTTGGTTTGATTTATTATAACAGGGGGCAGTACGAGCGAGCTGATGGATATATCGAAAAAACGGTAAATCTCTACCCTTTTGATTACGATTCATTGCTGCTTTTTGCCTGGAATAAATTGATGATGCAGCGGACCAGGGAAGCAAAAGTGCTCTTTGAAAAGGTACTGCTTGCCAATCCCGGTGATGAATCAGCACTGAATGGATTGAGCTTGATACAGTGA
- a CDS encoding type II toxin-antitoxin system Phd/YefM family antitoxin, producing MKTELVTTLKRQATKLLKELREEKEPVLITEHGKPSAYLVDVEHFEQIQKKLKLLEGLARGEKAILEERVVPHADAKKRMARWLE from the coding sequence ATGAAAACAGAACTTGTCACAACACTCAAACGTCAGGCTACAAAGCTCTTGAAAGAACTCAGAGAAGAAAAAGAGCCCGTTTTGATCACTGAGCATGGAAAACCATCGGCATACCTTGTTGATGTGGAGCATTTTGAGCAGATTCAAAAGAAGTTAAAACTGCTGGAAGGATTAGCCAGAGGTGAAAAAGCCATTCTTGAAGAGAGGGTTGTTCCCCATGCTGATGCCAAAAAGCGCATGGCGCGATGGCTCGAATAA
- a CDS encoding tetratricopeptide repeat protein → MRQIAIIIVMLFFSEVSYSQGQQTTSTVDATTYQLWSQQDWNTLIETGNLAIKNGIDFYYLRYRLGVAYYEKQNYHRAAQHFQKAFEMNDSDELLKEYLYYSYLFSGRNYEAYFTEQTFSKATRRKLNLGKDLTFKNIYVSWSGQQDAPESAIENFNSSIGNEGLQTVSTGFNLFQIGGEHSAGKRTWFSHTYAHLQKSYFLFSNIDGSTVINPDETVYLNQYYIGTTTLLKPGLDLRFGLHYINLLNYVTTVTSAPRPRSFRTGVTNNDFVGSAGVNRRFSYVETGISSSVSNLNGATQLQQNAILSFFPFGNLRFYTSSILHYQSEKAGNQDWRTDLIFTQKAGLKLMNRIWTEAFMNFGDQLNVVTDNGHTIFNDTNVTTSRYGIRLHTLITNKMNLLLDYSNIEKESRFTGGESGSVIQNAVPYETQNLTVTLLWNI, encoded by the coding sequence ATGCGTCAAATAGCTATTATCATAGTGATGCTATTCTTTTCTGAAGTTTCCTATAGTCAGGGTCAGCAGACTACCAGTACTGTAGATGCCACAACCTATCAGTTATGGTCTCAACAGGATTGGAATACTCTGATTGAGACGGGAAACCTGGCCATCAAAAACGGAATTGATTTCTACTATTTACGATATCGGCTTGGGGTAGCCTATTATGAAAAACAGAACTATCATCGAGCTGCACAGCATTTTCAAAAAGCGTTTGAAATGAATGACAGTGATGAGCTACTGAAGGAATATCTCTACTATTCCTATCTGTTTTCTGGCAGAAACTATGAAGCCTATTTTACCGAGCAAACGTTTTCAAAGGCAACACGTCGAAAATTGAATCTCGGCAAAGACCTGACATTCAAAAATATATATGTTTCCTGGTCGGGTCAGCAGGACGCTCCGGAATCAGCTATCGAAAATTTCAATTCTTCCATCGGAAATGAAGGATTGCAGACTGTTTCGACCGGGTTCAACCTGTTTCAGATTGGTGGTGAACACAGTGCGGGCAAACGAACCTGGTTTAGCCATACTTATGCACACCTTCAAAAATCGTACTTTCTGTTTTCAAATATCGATGGTTCTACGGTCATTAATCCTGATGAGACTGTTTATCTGAATCAATACTATATCGGTACAACGACACTCCTTAAACCGGGTCTGGATCTTCGCTTTGGTTTGCATTACATCAACCTGCTTAATTACGTTACGACGGTTACTTCCGCCCCTCGTCCACGCAGTTTTCGAACCGGAGTGACAAATAACGATTTCGTGGGCTCAGCGGGTGTAAATCGCCGGTTCAGTTATGTTGAGACCGGAATCTCATCCTCTGTATCAAACCTGAACGGAGCTACACAGCTCCAGCAGAATGCGATTTTATCATTTTTCCCTTTCGGTAATCTGCGTTTTTACACATCGTCTATACTTCACTATCAATCGGAAAAAGCAGGGAATCAGGATTGGCGAACGGATTTGATCTTCACCCAAAAAGCCGGGCTCAAATTGATGAACCGTATCTGGACTGAGGCATTTATGAATTTCGGTGATCAACTAAACGTCGTTACCGACAATGGGCATACTATTTTTAACGATACAAATGTAACAACATCGCGATATGGTATTCGGTTGCACACCCTTATTACAAATAAAATGAACCTTCTTCTGGATTACAGCAACATAGAAAAAGAGAGTCGATTTACTGGCGGTGAGTCCGGCTCCGTTATACAGAACGCTGTGCCTTACGAAACTCAAAATCTAACTGTGACACTATTATGGAATATCTAA
- a CDS encoding urea transporter has protein sequence MKAPDWFWKGLLNSYTQIFFSENKLFAAILIPVSFIDVYAGLFGLISVLFTNSVAFIFGLDPQKIQKGYYGFNSLLVGLGLGIQFEPVFILLFIVLLASILTLFISVTLEGVIGKYYLPHLSLPFVFALWMLMLSTREFDALNLNERWIYTLNDLYIIGGSSLVSVYEWWNQLAIPSPIKSYFLSLGAILFQFSVFSGVLLAVGLFIYSRIAFTLSLIGFFAAWAFYGLIGAEISEVGYSYIGFNFILTAIAVGGFFIIPNIYSYLWAIILVPLVAIIAISVNTVLSVFQLPVYALPFNIIVLVFLYVLKFRTGEQSRLFTWFVQRNSPEKNLYSFLNYRDRFYSYTRGSLKLPFFGDWKVTQGHNGAYTHKDDWSHAWDFEIEDEYGKTYQGSGDYPEDYYCYNKSVIAPADGTVEDVIDDVEDNVIGQKNLDENWGNTVVIKHSEFFYTKVSHLKKGSLKVKRGDRVRMGDILGVCGNSGNSPYPHLHFQVQETPYIGSKTLKHPLTNYYAGSGSSDKRLIDNGIPKEGQFVSNIQIHSSLKKAFDLVPGRIFKFKMSEGNSDSVIWEVKIDSGLNRFIECRITGSKAYFKNEPAMLHFLYFEGDRSSLLYKFYLSAYKVSFGFEHGLVLHDSYPIHLIFNPNRTIMQDFIAPFYRYLDGVFTLTYPDHSTGLQSSELELHGTAKKRRFGKNIDEMSFSFRVDGDGLREFQFTDHQEKVVATCVK, from the coding sequence ATGAAAGCACCTGACTGGTTTTGGAAAGGATTGCTTAACAGCTATACACAGATTTTCTTTTCTGAGAACAAGCTGTTTGCTGCCATTCTGATTCCGGTCTCCTTCATTGATGTTTACGCTGGTCTTTTTGGGCTAATATCCGTGCTGTTTACCAATAGCGTAGCATTTATTTTCGGACTCGATCCTCAAAAAATCCAAAAGGGGTACTACGGATTCAACTCACTTTTGGTTGGACTTGGACTCGGTATTCAATTTGAACCCGTCTTTATACTTCTGTTTATTGTTCTGCTCGCCTCTATTCTCACACTTTTTATTTCTGTAACTCTTGAAGGAGTAATCGGGAAATACTATCTGCCGCATTTGAGCCTGCCCTTTGTCTTTGCACTCTGGATGTTGATGCTCTCGACACGGGAGTTCGACGCGTTAAACCTGAACGAACGATGGATATATACACTCAATGATCTGTACATTATTGGGGGGTCTTCGCTGGTCTCTGTATATGAGTGGTGGAATCAGCTTGCAATCCCCTCTCCCATCAAATCATATTTTCTCTCACTGGGAGCGATCCTGTTTCAATTCAGCGTGTTTTCCGGCGTATTGCTTGCAGTTGGGCTGTTTATCTATTCAAGAATTGCGTTTACGCTATCGTTAATTGGTTTTTTTGCGGCATGGGCTTTTTACGGACTTATCGGGGCAGAAATTTCTGAAGTGGGATACAGCTATATAGGGTTTAATTTTATTCTCACGGCCATTGCTGTAGGCGGCTTTTTTATCATTCCCAATATCTACTCTTACTTGTGGGCCATTATCCTGGTTCCATTGGTTGCCATTATCGCCATCAGTGTCAATACCGTTCTTTCGGTTTTTCAGCTTCCGGTTTATGCGCTGCCGTTTAACATTATCGTTCTTGTATTTTTATATGTTCTGAAATTCAGAACCGGAGAACAATCGAGACTCTTTACCTGGTTTGTTCAGAGAAATTCGCCGGAGAAAAACCTCTACTCTTTTCTGAATTATCGCGATCGATTTTACAGCTACACCCGCGGATCTTTAAAACTACCTTTTTTTGGTGATTGGAAAGTAACTCAGGGACACAATGGAGCCTATACCCATAAAGATGATTGGAGCCACGCATGGGATTTTGAAATTGAAGACGAGTATGGAAAAACATATCAGGGAAGCGGGGATTATCCGGAAGATTACTATTGCTACAATAAATCCGTGATAGCACCGGCTGACGGAACTGTAGAAGATGTCATAGATGATGTTGAAGACAACGTAATTGGGCAAAAAAACCTTGACGAAAACTGGGGAAACACGGTTGTCATCAAGCATTCCGAATTCTTTTACACCAAGGTCAGTCATCTCAAAAAAGGTTCATTGAAAGTTAAACGTGGAGACAGGGTACGCATGGGCGATATTCTTGGTGTTTGCGGAAATTCCGGTAATTCGCCCTATCCCCATCTCCATTTTCAAGTTCAGGAGACACCGTATATCGGATCAAAAACACTGAAACATCCGCTCACCAATTATTATGCTGGGTCTGGATCATCAGATAAAAGATTGATAGACAACGGTATTCCTAAAGAAGGACAGTTTGTATCGAATATCCAGATTCACTCCTCCTTGAAAAAAGCTTTCGATCTGGTTCCCGGGCGTATATTTAAATTTAAAATGAGTGAAGGGAATTCAGATTCCGTGATTTGGGAGGTTAAGATCGATAGCGGACTCAACCGTTTCATCGAATGCAGAATAACAGGTTCTAAAGCTTATTTTAAAAACGAACCGGCTATGCTCCACTTTCTCTATTTTGAAGGCGATAGATCCTCCCTTCTCTATAAATTTTATCTGTCTGCTTATAAAGTCAGTTTTGGTTTTGAACACGGCCTGGTTCTGCACGACAGCTACCCGATTCACCTGATATTCAATCCCAACCGGACAATCATGCAGGATTTTATTGCTCCGTTTTACCGCTATCTGGATGGAGTTTTCACACTCACCTATCCCGACCACAGTACAGGTCTGCAATCATCTGAGCTGGAGTTGCATGGTACTGCAAAAAAACGTCGTTTTGGGAAAAATATCGATGAGATGTCTTTTTCATTCCGGGTTGATGGCGATGGATTACGGGAATTTCAGTTTACAGATCATCAAGAAAAAGTGGTGGCCACATGCGTCAAATAG
- a CDS encoding DUF6122 family protein — translation MIHIVLHFIVPTLVAFTFYLSRWRNATMIMIATMLVDADHLLADPIYDPTRCSIGFHPLHNVPVIVIYAILFVLPLFVGRKADNQGWHPTARVLHLIGLGLLIHMALDWIDCLV, via the coding sequence ATGATTCATATCGTACTGCACTTCATCGTGCCCACGCTGGTCGCATTCACGTTCTACCTTAGCCGCTGGCGCAATGCGACAATGATCATGATTGCGACAATGCTTGTTGATGCAGACCACTTGCTGGCCGACCCGATCTACGACCCCACTCGATGCTCCATAGGATTTCATCCGTTGCACAATGTTCCCGTCATCGTGATCTACGCCATTCTATTCGTTCTTCCTCTCTTTGTAGGGCGAAAAGCTGACAATCAGGGTTGGCATCCCACTGCTCGTGTACTACACTTAATCGGCCTTGGGCTGCTAATCCACATGGCGCTCGACTGGATTGACTGCCTGGTTTGA
- a CDS encoding DUF4412 domain-containing protein, whose translation MRELIAFLIVTLTSLSFVSTADGQIFNRLKDRAKKAAEDKVEEKLSNEVEKAAERAVEKSWQSIFGEEFGSEGDGINVSFAMNSNAVTEEAYRFDVITTMEVETVKKNGNSDGPMIMKMHFNDGEAYSGTKFSGEQIDESEGEMFMIYDLKNESMVMLMENEDGKFSFAYDWRQAQMLAEDFDDMESDEDTAPDEDEEEEMEEWENFEEIGTKTIAGLDCRGYRSENEESVMEYWVTEDEDLGIYKMLRVNEQTKHLKGNVPKNYPAGMLMEMTQEDLSSGEKTTMRVTDINKNASVTYTMSDYPPMSIGGDSRD comes from the coding sequence ATGAGAGAACTAATCGCATTTCTAATTGTCACATTAACGTCACTGTCATTTGTATCTACAGCCGACGGACAGATTTTTAACAGACTGAAAGACCGTGCAAAGAAAGCAGCTGAGGATAAGGTTGAGGAGAAACTTAGCAATGAGGTTGAGAAAGCAGCCGAAAGAGCCGTAGAAAAAAGTTGGCAATCCATTTTTGGTGAAGAGTTTGGCTCAGAAGGCGATGGCATAAATGTATCATTTGCCATGAACAGCAATGCAGTGACCGAAGAGGCGTATCGGTTTGATGTCATCACAACCATGGAGGTTGAAACCGTTAAGAAGAATGGGAACTCTGATGGTCCTATGATCATGAAAATGCACTTTAATGATGGCGAAGCCTATTCGGGTACCAAATTTTCAGGCGAACAGATCGATGAATCTGAAGGTGAAATGTTTATGATTTATGATCTAAAAAATGAATCAATGGTAATGCTGATGGAGAATGAAGATGGAAAATTTTCATTCGCCTACGACTGGAGACAGGCTCAAATGCTTGCAGAAGATTTTGATGATATGGAATCCGATGAAGACACGGCCCCTGACGAGGACGAAGAGGAAGAAATGGAAGAATGGGAGAACTTTGAAGAGATCGGTACCAAAACCATCGCCGGGCTGGATTGCCGCGGATACAGATCTGAAAATGAAGAGAGCGTGATGGAGTACTGGGTAACCGAAGACGAGGATTTAGGGATCTATAAGATGCTCCGTGTCAACGAACAAACGAAGCATCTGAAAGGAAATGTACCGAAGAACTATCCCGCCGGTATGCTGATGGAGATGACTCAGGAAGATCTCAGCAGTGGTGAAAAAACCACTATGCGAGTAACCGATATCAACAAAAATGCATCCGTTACATATACAATGAGTGATTATCCGCCGATGTCGATTGGCGGAGACAGCCGCGATTAG
- a CDS encoding alanine racemase, with the protein MDNNDSQSAQKKPFERPVIKKVNAGMPSKFGMQVRHEPITEIDGVPIQRLMEQYGSPVFVYSEKTIRRTYKNAYRAFSSRYPNVLFAWSYKTNYLNAICNVFHQEGAWSEVVSGFEYKKAVANGVPGDQIIFNGPYKTKDDLEQAVENESLIHIDHFDELYDIIEISKSSNKKPKVAIRVNMDVGIYPAWDRFGFNYENGEAWDALNRIMHCPTIELTGLHTHIGTYMMSTEPYKVAAQKMTDLALGLERKFDHTVKYIDMGGGFASNNTLKGGYYPGSDTSPSFDDYAEAIVSVLMKADFKPDKLPTLILETGRAMIDDAGYLAGTVIANKRLADGQRATIIDAGVNLLFTSFWYDHDIRPAISVSDQTEETAVFGPLCMNIDVIRKNMVFPLLKKGDPYVIRRVGAYNNTQWMQFITMRPNVVLIDMQGNTHIIRKQETLITLNNQEEIPKHLLQPDSTFNERSKHSPPV; encoded by the coding sequence ATGGACAACAACGATTCTCAATCCGCTCAAAAAAAACCGTTTGAACGGCCTGTCATCAAAAAAGTGAATGCGGGAATGCCTTCAAAATTTGGAATGCAGGTTCGGCACGAGCCCATCACAGAAATTGACGGTGTACCGATTCAACGTTTGATGGAGCAGTACGGCTCGCCTGTTTTTGTCTACTCAGAAAAAACCATCCGAAGAACCTATAAAAATGCATACCGTGCTTTTTCGTCGAGATATCCCAACGTACTCTTTGCATGGTCGTATAAAACCAACTACCTGAATGCTATCTGTAACGTGTTCCACCAGGAAGGTGCCTGGTCAGAAGTTGTTTCGGGGTTTGAGTATAAAAAAGCAGTTGCCAACGGGGTTCCGGGAGATCAGATCATTTTTAACGGTCCATATAAAACTAAAGATGATCTTGAACAGGCTGTAGAAAATGAATCCCTGATTCACATCGACCATTTTGATGAGCTCTATGATATTATCGAAATCAGCAAATCATCAAACAAAAAGCCTAAAGTGGCAATCCGTGTAAATATGGATGTCGGCATCTATCCTGCATGGGATCGTTTTGGATTTAATTATGAAAACGGGGAAGCCTGGGATGCCCTCAACCGAATTATGCACTGTCCAACCATCGAACTTACGGGACTGCATACTCATATCGGAACCTATATGATGAGTACGGAACCCTATAAGGTTGCCGCTCAGAAAATGACGGATCTTGCACTTGGGCTTGAACGTAAATTTGACCACACCGTGAAATATATTGACATGGGTGGTGGTTTCGCATCGAACAATACGTTGAAAGGTGGTTACTATCCCGGCAGCGACACCTCTCCCTCTTTTGATGACTATGCCGAAGCAATTGTCTCTGTGCTGATGAAAGCAGATTTCAAACCGGACAAACTGCCCACACTCATATTGGAAACAGGACGTGCCATGATTGACGATGCCGGATATCTTGCAGGAACCGTGATTGCAAATAAACGGCTGGCCGATGGTCAGCGAGCAACCATTATTGATGCTGGAGTAAACCTTCTATTCACTTCATTCTGGTATGATCACGACATTCGGCCTGCAATAAGTGTATCGGATCAAACCGAAGAAACGGCCGTTTTTGGTCCGCTGTGCATGAATATTGATGTAATCAGAAAAAATATGGTGTTTCCGCTTCTCAAAAAAGGTGACCCGTACGTCATTCGAAGAGTGGGCGCCTATAACAATACACAATGGATGCAGTTTATCACAATGCGGCCAAATGTGGTGTTGATTGATATGCAGGGCAACACACATATCATACGAAAGCAGGAAACTCTCATAACACTGAATAATCAGGAAGAGATTCCGAAACATCTATTACAACCAGATTCAACTTTTAATGAACGTTCAAAACACTCCCCTCCTGTGTAA
- a CDS encoding Dps family protein, whose translation MSTENRIGLDSDKTKKLAEKLNALLANYSVFYQNTRGYHWNIKGDSFFVLHEKFEELYDDLKIKIDEVAERILTLGYTPNHKYTKYVEVSEITESEKVSDGKAAVNEILEAFKTTLKIQREILALSGEADDEGTNALMSDYISEQEKLVWMYASYVGK comes from the coding sequence ATGAGTACAGAAAACAGAATAGGTTTGGACAGTGATAAAACGAAAAAGTTAGCCGAAAAGCTGAATGCTTTATTGGCCAATTACTCGGTGTTTTATCAGAATACAAGAGGATACCATTGGAACATTAAAGGGGATTCGTTCTTTGTATTGCACGAAAAGTTTGAAGAGCTTTATGATGACCTCAAAATAAAAATTGATGAGGTTGCGGAGAGAATCCTTACGCTTGGTTATACTCCAAACCACAAGTACACTAAATATGTGGAAGTGTCTGAAATCACTGAAAGTGAAAAAGTTTCGGACGGAAAAGCGGCAGTGAATGAAATTTTGGAAGCGTTTAAGACCACGTTGAAAATTCAGCGTGAAATTCTTGCACTATCCGGTGAGGCAGACGATGAAGGAACAAATGCCTTGATGAGCGACTACATCAGCGAGCAGGAGAAACTGGTTTGGATGTATGCTTCGTATGTAGGCAAATGA
- a CDS encoding type II toxin-antitoxin system RelE/ParE family toxin, with the protein MARIIWTEPALQELDEIADYISLDNPTAAKKLVREVFKRVDYTADHPKSGKPLEEFDVSVYREFVIPPCRVFYRLAEDIIYIIHVIREDQLFHKDILKSR; encoded by the coding sequence ATGGCTCGAATAATATGGACCGAACCGGCTCTACAGGAGCTTGATGAAATTGCCGATTATATTTCGCTGGATAATCCAACAGCAGCGAAAAAGTTGGTTCGTGAAGTTTTCAAACGTGTGGATTATACTGCTGACCATCCAAAAAGCGGAAAACCTTTAGAAGAATTTGATGTCTCTGTTTATAGGGAATTCGTTATACCTCCTTGCAGAGTATTTTATCGGTTAGCAGAAGATATCATTTACATTATCCATGTGATTAGAGAAGACCAGCTATTTCATAAAGATATTTTAAAATCACGTTAA